From Ruminococcus sp. HUN007, a single genomic window includes:
- the leuS gene encoding leucine--tRNA ligase, with amino-acid sequence MGKYDFAAVEAKWQKYWEEKGTFRASDDYSKPKFYGLVEFPYPSGHGMHVGHIKAYSGLEVVSRKRRMEGYNVLFPIGFDAYGLPTENTAIKDNVHPRIVTDRNIAKFTGQLKSVGFSFDWSRVIDTTEEGYYKWTQWIFLKMFENGLVFRDKTNVNYCPSCKVVLSNEDSQGGKCDVCHSDIIQKTKEVWYLRITEYADKLLKGLEEVDYLPNVRLQQENWIGKSTGAFVNFDIKENDEKLRIYTTRPDTLYGVTFMVIAPEHPIIQKYRDSIKNIAELDAYKDECAKKSEFERTQLVKDKTGVKIDGLTAVNPVTKKEIPIYISDYVMMGYGTGAIMAVPAHDTRDYDFAKKFGIDIIEVIKGGDITKEAYTGEGELVNSGELNGISNKKDAVAKAIEILEKLGCGEKGVQFKMKDWAFNRQRYWGEPIPIVHCEHCGMVPVHYEELPLRLPPVENFEPGTDGESPLAKISDFVKCKCPKCGKDARRETDTMPQWAGSSWYFLRYCDPKNDNEFASQEALKYWMPVDWYNGGMEHVTRHMIYSRFWHKFLYDLGLVPTSEPYAKRTAQGLILGPDGEKMSKSRGNVIDPNDVVAEYGADVLRLYVLFMGDYEKAAPWSESSIKGCKRFEDRIWALQDMITDGDEYSEKLRSAFHKTIKKVSEDIEAMKFNTAIAAMMSLINDIYAAGSITKGEFGALCTMLYPFAPHIAEEMYSSVFGKILSEQSWITYDEALCVDDSVEIVLQINGKVRSKIMIPVGTDKDTAFEMALKDEKFAEATSGKNIVKQIYVQNKLVNFVVK; translated from the coding sequence ATGGGTAAATATGATTTTGCTGCCGTTGAAGCAAAATGGCAGAAATACTGGGAAGAAAAAGGAACTTTCAGGGCATCTGACGACTATTCAAAGCCAAAGTTCTACGGCCTTGTTGAATTCCCTTATCCGTCAGGCCACGGAATGCACGTAGGCCATATCAAGGCATATTCAGGCCTTGAAGTAGTAAGCAGAAAGAGACGTATGGAGGGCTACAACGTTCTTTTCCCTATCGGATTTGACGCTTACGGACTTCCAACAGAAAATACAGCTATCAAGGATAACGTTCATCCGAGAATAGTAACAGACAGAAACATTGCAAAATTCACAGGTCAGCTCAAGAGCGTAGGTTTCTCATTTGACTGGTCAAGAGTTATAGATACGACGGAGGAAGGATACTACAAGTGGACACAGTGGATCTTCCTCAAGATGTTCGAAAACGGCCTTGTTTTCAGAGACAAGACAAACGTAAACTACTGCCCGAGCTGTAAGGTAGTTCTTTCAAACGAAGACTCACAGGGCGGCAAGTGTGACGTATGCCACAGCGACATTATCCAGAAGACCAAGGAAGTATGGTACCTCCGCATCACAGAATATGCAGACAAGCTCCTCAAGGGACTCGAGGAAGTTGACTACCTTCCGAACGTAAGACTCCAGCAGGAAAACTGGATCGGCAAGTCAACAGGTGCGTTTGTAAACTTTGACATAAAGGAAAATGATGAGAAGCTCCGCATCTACACAACACGTCCGGATACCCTTTACGGTGTAACATTCATGGTAATCGCTCCGGAACATCCGATCATCCAGAAGTACCGCGACAGCATTAAGAACATTGCAGAACTCGATGCCTATAAGGATGAATGTGCAAAGAAGAGCGAATTCGAGAGAACACAGCTCGTCAAGGACAAGACAGGTGTAAAGATCGACGGTCTTACAGCTGTGAACCCAGTAACAAAGAAAGAGATCCCGATCTACATTTCCGACTACGTAATGATGGGCTACGGTACAGGTGCCATCATGGCAGTTCCTGCTCACGATACACGTGACTACGACTTCGCAAAGAAGTTCGGCATCGATATAATCGAAGTAATAAAGGGCGGCGACATCACCAAGGAAGCCTACACAGGCGAAGGTGAACTTGTAAACTCAGGCGAGCTCAACGGCATTTCAAACAAGAAGGATGCTGTTGCAAAGGCAATAGAGATTCTTGAAAAGCTCGGCTGCGGCGAAAAGGGCGTTCAGTTCAAGATGAAGGACTGGGCATTCAACCGCCAGAGATACTGGGGTGAACCTATCCCGATAGTTCACTGCGAACACTGCGGCATGGTTCCTGTTCATTATGAGGAACTCCCGCTCAGACTTCCTCCTGTAGAAAACTTCGAACCAGGTACAGACGGCGAAAGCCCGCTTGCAAAGATCAGTGACTTCGTTAAGTGCAAGTGTCCTAAGTGCGGTAAGGACGCAAGAAGAGAAACTGATACAATGCCTCAGTGGGCAGGTTCATCATGGTACTTCCTCCGTTACTGCGATCCAAAGAACGATAACGAGTTTGCGTCACAGGAGGCACTTAAGTACTGGATGCCTGTTGACTGGTACAACGGCGGTATGGAACACGTTACACGTCATATGATCTACAGCCGTTTCTGGCACAAGTTCCTCTATGACCTCGGTCTTGTTCCGACTTCGGAACCGTATGCAAAGAGAACTGCACAGGGCCTTATTCTCGGACCAGACGGAGAAAAGATGTCCAAGTCAAGAGGAAACGTTATCGATCCTAACGACGTTGTTGCAGAATACGGCGCAGATGTTCTCAGACTTTACGTCCTCTTCATGGGCGACTACGAAAAGGCTGCTCCGTGGAGCGAGTCAAGCATCAAGGGATGCAAACGTTTCGAAGACAGGATCTGGGCTTTACAGGATATGATCACTGACGGCGATGAATACAGCGAAAAGCTCCGCAGTGCATTCCACAAGACAATAAAGAAGGTAAGCGAAGACATCGAAGCTATGAAGTTCAACACAGCCATAGCAGCAATGATGTCACTTATCAATGACATATACGCAGCAGGAAGCATAACAAAGGGCGAATTCGGTGCTCTGTGCACAATGCTCTATCCTTTTGCTCCTCACATAGCTGAAGAAATGTACAGCAGCGTTTTCGGAAAGATCCTCAGCGAACAGAGCTGGATCACATATGACGAAGCACTCTGCGTTGACGACTCAGTTGAAATTGTTCTCCAGATCAACGGCAAGGTACGTTCAAAGATCATGATCCCGGTCGGCACAGACAAGGATACAGCGTTTGAAATGGCACTTAAGGATGAGAAATTTGCCGAAGCAACAAGCGGAAAGAACATTGTTAAGCAGATATATGTACAAAACAAACTTGTGAATTTTGTTGTAAAATAA
- the rsfS gene encoding ribosome silencing factor — protein MDTKEKLEKIVKALDSKKAEDIEVLGIRDLTVLSDYFVIANGTSTTHTRTLADEVEYQLSQSGIEPSGKEGHNGSNWIVLDYSDIIVHVFYKETREFYQLERLWADGEHLDVEELLK, from the coding sequence ATGGATACAAAGGAAAAACTTGAAAAGATAGTTAAAGCCCTCGATTCAAAGAAGGCTGAAGATATAGAAGTACTCGGAATAAGAGATCTTACAGTGCTTTCCGACTACTTTGTAATAGCAAACGGTACAAGTACGACTCACACAAGAACGCTTGCCGATGAAGTTGAGTATCAGCTTTCACAGTCCGGCATCGAACCTTCCGGAAAGGAAGGACACAACGGTTCAAACTGGATCGTGCTTGATTATTCAGATATTATCGTTCATGTTTTCTACAAGGAAACAAGAGAGTTCTATCAGCTCGAAAGACTCTGGGCTGACGGAGAACATCTCGACGTGGAAGAGTTATTAAAGTAA
- the flgC gene encoding flagellar basal body rod protein FlgC, with amino-acid sequence MAFLNALNIVGSALTAERFRTNIITQNISNQLVIGRNGEDPYRRKQVIFQTRPQSFDETLSQVKGGGVRVTQVVESQEDFKPVYDPTHPDADEDGYIYYPNVNNTEEQLDLMEATRVYEANVAALSVVKAMASKALEIGKG; translated from the coding sequence ATGGCTTTTCTGAATGCTTTGAACATAGTAGGTTCGGCTCTTACTGCTGAACGTTTCAGAACAAACATAATCACACAGAACATTTCAAACCAGCTTGTTATCGGCAGAAACGGTGAAGATCCTTACCGCAGAAAGCAGGTAATATTCCAGACCCGTCCGCAGAGTTTTGACGAAACACTTTCACAGGTAAAGGGCGGCGGCGTAAGGGTGACACAGGTTGTTGAAAGTCAAGAGGATTTCAAGCCGGTTTATGACCCGACTCATCCTGATGCGGATGAAGACGGATATATATACTATCCTAACGTTAACAACACGGAAGAACAGCTTGACCTTATGGAAGCAACAAGAGTGTACGAAGCAAACGTAGCAGCACTCAGCGTTGTAAAGGCCATGGCATCAAAGGCTCTTGAAATAGGCAAGGGCTGA
- the yqeK gene encoding bis(5'-nucleosyl)-tetraphosphatase (symmetrical) YqeK → MENITDFLKNRLSEKRFNHSLNVAAECRKLAEWYGEDSEKAYFAGLVHDICKELPADELKKMAAESGLGVSAAELETKALWHAVAGAAFVRDSLMIEDKDIINAVRFHTIGRAGMSRFEEIVYIGDLISADRSYNGVKKFRKLAYQDMDRVMLEALIFSIVSVTEKKGLIPEYTLEAYNQYALRESRRAQEGK, encoded by the coding sequence GTGGAAAATATTACAGATTTTCTTAAAAACCGTCTTTCAGAAAAAAGATTCAATCATTCACTCAACGTTGCCGCAGAATGCCGTAAACTTGCGGAATGGTACGGTGAAGACAGTGAAAAAGCATATTTTGCAGGTCTTGTACACGATATCTGCAAGGAGCTTCCTGCAGATGAACTGAAAAAAATGGCTGCGGAAAGCGGACTCGGCGTATCAGCGGCTGAGCTTGAGACCAAGGCGCTCTGGCACGCAGTTGCAGGAGCAGCATTTGTACGTGATTCGCTTATGATAGAAGATAAGGATATTATCAATGCCGTACGCTTTCATACTATCGGCAGAGCGGGAATGAGCCGCTTTGAGGAGATCGTGTATATCGGTGACCTGATTTCGGCAGACAGGTCCTACAACGGGGTCAAGAAATTCAGAAAGCTTGCTTATCAGGACATGGACAGGGTGATGCTTGAAGCCCTGATCTTTTCGATAGTATCTGTTACTGAGAAAAAAGGTCTCATTCCTGAATACACGCTTGAAGCTTACAATCAGTATGCGCTGAGAGAGAGCCGACGTGCTCAGGAAGGAAAGTGA
- a CDS encoding YhbY family RNA-binding protein, with the protein MLTSKQRSKLRGIASTYETIFQVGKNGIQDTLIAQVNDALRVRELIKLRVLDNSPYTAREAADEIAEKTGADVVQVVGSRFVLFKRNPKEPVIEIDI; encoded by the coding sequence ATGCTTACAAGCAAACAGAGATCAAAACTCAGAGGAATAGCAAGTACCTACGAAACAATTTTTCAGGTAGGTAAAAACGGAATACAGGATACACTCATAGCACAGGTAAACGACGCTCTCAGAGTGCGTGAACTTATCAAGCTCCGTGTACTCGACAACAGTCCGTACACAGCAAGGGAAGCTGCTGACGAGATAGCAGAAAAGACAGGCGCTGATGTAGTTCAGGTAGTCGGCAGCAGATTCGTTCTCTTCAAGCGAAATCCGAAAGAACCTGTGATCGAAATAGACATCTGA
- the rpsU gene encoding 30S ribosomal protein S21: protein MAEVRVGKNESLETALKRFKRSCAKDGVIAEVRKREHYEKPSVKRKKKSEAARKRKY from the coding sequence GTGGCAGAAGTTCGTGTTGGTAAAAACGAATCTTTAGAGACAGCACTCAAGCGCTTCAAGAGATCATGCGCTAAGGATGGCGTTATAGCTGAAGTTCGTAAGAGAGAACACTACGAAAAGCCTTCGGTTAAGCGTAAGAAGAAGTCCGAAGCAGCTCGTAAGCGCAAGTATTGA
- a CDS encoding LCP family protein: MVRKSKFRIFRDILLLLITLAVLFVAGKGMIKSVVSDSQPFKSEQAGELDADSNTYMLKPMEPEQMFDGLDLYQYIEGQYTVLCLGMDEEGLNTDIMMLAQFDLNAAKINILQIPRDCYVGPEYTKAEHGKINSVYSDGVCEGSTPVAKVANCLKDLFGIPIDAYIGIKCTDVPPVVDAIGGIPINVPYDIIYEADKIIYKGEQVLNGEQSEWFVRFRHDYLEGDIARIRAQRIFLAAGMQKVKNLGTLKVLSIYPTLKQYLMSDLDISEIGILCDFAQTVSMENVTVRMVPGEDLSPGDINNYYGYSIHEQETADMLNEYFRPYQEEMTADQLNITEVKHTATYYDNDSTSFADIENGNVPSVPFREDANTLDGAGDGEE; this comes from the coding sequence ATGGTAAGGAAAAGTAAGTTCAGGATATTCAGAGATATTCTTCTGCTTCTTATTACACTTGCTGTACTTTTTGTTGCCGGAAAAGGCATGATAAAGTCTGTTGTGTCTGACAGCCAGCCTTTTAAATCAGAACAGGCGGGCGAGCTGGATGCCGACAGCAACACATACATGCTTAAGCCGATGGAACCGGAACAGATGTTTGACGGCCTTGACCTTTACCAGTACATCGAAGGCCAGTACACGGTGCTGTGTCTCGGAATGGATGAGGAAGGACTCAACACGGATATTATGATGCTCGCGCAGTTTGACCTTAACGCAGCGAAGATAAATATTCTTCAGATACCGCGTGACTGCTACGTTGGTCCGGAATACACGAAGGCTGAACACGGAAAGATAAACAGCGTATATTCCGACGGTGTATGCGAAGGAAGCACTCCGGTCGCAAAGGTCGCTAACTGTCTGAAAGATCTTTTCGGTATTCCGATAGATGCGTACATCGGTATAAAATGCACTGACGTTCCGCCGGTAGTCGATGCTATCGGAGGAATTCCGATAAACGTTCCGTATGATATCATCTACGAAGCAGACAAGATCATCTACAAAGGTGAACAGGTGCTTAACGGTGAGCAGTCTGAATGGTTCGTGCGTTTCCGCCACGATTATCTCGAAGGGGACATTGCCAGAATCAGAGCTCAGAGGATCTTCCTGGCTGCCGGAATGCAGAAGGTAAAGAATCTCGGCACGCTGAAGGTACTGAGTATTTATCCTACACTGAAGCAGTACCTCATGTCTGACCTCGACATCAGCGAAATCGGTATTCTGTGCGATTTTGCCCAGACTGTTTCAATGGAAAATGTAACTGTAAGAATGGTGCCGGGTGAAGACTTAAGTCCGGGAGACATCAATAATTACTACGGCTACTCGATCCATGAGCAGGAAACAGCTGATATGCTCAACGAGTATTTCAGACCTTATCAGGAAGAAATGACAGCCGATCAGCTTAACATAACCGAAGTAAAGCATACAGCCACATATTACGATAATGACAGCACAAGTTTCGCTGACATTGAAAACGGAAATGTTCCGTCTGTTCCGTTCAGGGAAGATGCAAACACCCTTGACGGAGCCGGAGACGGGGAAGAATAA
- the nadD gene encoding nicotinate (nicotinamide) nucleotide adenylyltransferase, which produces MGRTGFFGGTFNPIHSGHIHLAEEAYSKLGLDRLILVPANIPPHKEAHDLCSNADRLNMCRLAAEDHEGFEVSDFELKQGGKSYSVYTTEHFAEMYPDDDLYMMVGSDMLLSFDKWYRFEDILKKVTLAVVSREYDDMDDLKKKADELSAFGSVKIINADPFPVSSTQIRDLIRRGQKYSCYLPEKVVQYIRLKKLYV; this is translated from the coding sequence ATGGGCAGAACAGGATTTTTCGGCGGAACGTTCAATCCGATACACTCCGGCCACATCCATCTTGCGGAGGAAGCCTACAGTAAACTCGGACTTGACCGCCTTATACTTGTTCCGGCAAATATCCCGCCGCACAAGGAAGCGCATGATCTGTGCAGTAACGCTGACAGATTAAACATGTGCCGCCTTGCTGCTGAGGACCATGAAGGCTTTGAGGTCTCGGACTTTGAACTGAAACAGGGCGGCAAAAGCTATTCCGTTTACACGACGGAGCATTTTGCGGAAATGTATCCTGATGATGACCTTTACATGATGGTCGGAAGCGACATGCTTTTAAGTTTTGACAAGTGGTACCGCTTTGAGGATATACTTAAAAAAGTGACTCTGGCAGTCGTGTCAAGAGAGTATGACGACATGGATGACTTAAAGAAAAAGGCGGATGAACTTTCGGCTTTCGGCAGCGTGAAGATAATAAACGCTGATCCTTTTCCGGTCTCATCAACGCAGATAAGGGATCTGATACGCCGCGGCCAAAAATATTCTTGCTATTTGCCTGAAAAAGTAGTACAATATATTAGACTGAAAAAATTATACGTATGA
- a CDS encoding XTP/dITP diphosphatase: MKVILASNNKHKLEEIKKILSPLGYEVVSQAEAGVNIDVEETGTTFEENAALKAQAVYDLTKTAVISDDSGLEVDYLNGAPGVYSHRYAGENATDADRCAKLLSELSGVETEKRTARFVCVLCFIDDKGEKLVIRGTAEGIIGTEPKGENGFGYDPVFMYGDRSFAELSAEEKNSVSHRADALKKFAAAIGAK; the protein is encoded by the coding sequence ATGAAGGTAATACTTGCATCAAACAATAAGCACAAGCTTGAAGAAATAAAGAAGATACTTTCACCTCTCGGCTATGAAGTTGTTTCACAGGCTGAGGCCGGTGTGAATATCGACGTTGAGGAAACAGGCACTACTTTTGAGGAAAATGCCGCACTTAAGGCGCAGGCAGTTTACGATCTTACAAAGACAGCAGTTATTTCAGATGACAGCGGACTTGAAGTAGACTATTTAAACGGTGCTCCGGGCGTATATTCACACCGCTACGCAGGCGAGAACGCTACAGATGCTGACCGCTGTGCAAAGCTCCTTTCAGAATTAAGCGGCGTTGAAACAGAAAAGCGTACAGCAAGATTTGTCTGCGTGCTCTGCTTTATTGACGACAAGGGCGAAAAGCTTGTTATCCGCGGTACAGCCGAAGGTATCATCGGAACAGAACCTAAGGGCGAAAACGGATTCGGCTACGATCCTGTATTTATGTACGGTGACAGATCTTTTGCCGAACTTTCCGCAGAGGAAAAGAACTCCGTAAGCCACAGGGCAGATGCACTTAAAAAGTTTGCAGCTGCTATCGGAGCAAAATGA
- the fliE gene encoding flagellar hook-basal body complex protein FliE: MIREDFITPLSGMQAMKPLQPIGSGKTNAGNDETGMSFGETLRSKIQNVKDLEQKSLASAYDVSMGNTEDIEGAMIDATKASVAIETAVQVTTRAVNAYKEIIQMQI; this comes from the coding sequence ATGATCAGAGAAGACTTTATTACTCCGCTTTCAGGCATGCAGGCGATGAAACCGCTGCAGCCTATAGGTTCCGGAAAAACAAATGCCGGGAATGACGAAACGGGAATGTCATTCGGCGAAACGCTGCGTTCAAAGATCCAGAACGTAAAGGATCTGGAACAGAAGTCACTGGCCAGTGCCTATGACGTATCAATGGGCAACACTGAAGATATCGAAGGCGCCATGATAGATGCGACGAAGGCATCTGTAGCCATCGAAACAGCAGTCCAGGTAACAACAAGGGCAGTTAACGCCTACAAGGAAATTATTCAGATGCAGATCTGA
- the flgB gene encoding flagellar basal body rod protein FlgB has translation MILDSFQFKAMESGIKAMSLKQQVHTQNIANLDTPDYKVKTFSFGNTLEDQMKHNTKKDSIEYDFEAKVETKDNVEVLVDGNNVDIENENLELYSAYIQQAATIQKMNAVISDYRYVLQNASFK, from the coding sequence GTGATTTTAGATTCATTTCAGTTCAAGGCAATGGAAAGCGGCATAAAGGCTATGTCTTTAAAGCAGCAGGTACATACTCAGAACATCGCAAATCTGGACACTCCGGACTACAAGGTCAAAACGTTTTCCTTCGGGAACACGCTGGAAGACCAGATGAAACACAATACTAAAAAAGACAGTATAGAATATGATTTTGAGGCAAAGGTCGAAACAAAGGATAACGTTGAAGTACTTGTCGACGGAAACAACGTTGACATTGAGAACGAAAATCTTGAACTCTACAGCGCGTACATCCAGCAGGCAGCAACTATCCAGAAGATGAATGCAGTAATTTCAGACTATCGTTACGTTCTTCAGAATGCAAGCTTCAAATAA